GGACATGGTGATCACCGGCGCCGATCGCATCGCCGCCAACGGCGACACCGCAAACAAGGTCGGCACCTACCTGAAGGCCCTCGCCGCGCAGGCCGCGGCAGTGCCCTTCTACATCGCCGCGCCCCACTCCACGCTCGACTTCGCCTGCCCCGACGGCCGCGCGATCCCGATCGAGGACCGCGGCGCGGACGAAGTCTGCGTGCTGCGCGGCCTGGCCGACGACGGCACGCTGGCCGAGGTCCGCCTGGCACCGGCCAGCACGCGCGCGGCCAACCCGGCCTTCGACATCACGCCCGCAGCGCTGATCAGCGGCATCGTCACCGAGCGCGGTATCGCGGCCGCAGGCGAGCTGGCGACCCTGTATCCGGAGGCGGCACGATGAGCGCAGACAAGGAAGACGACCGGGAGGATGCCGGACTGCGCAGCGCGCTGCTCGACACCCTGCGCGCGATGGGCAATGCACGCCTGAACGTCGGCACTGCCGGCAACGCCAGCGTGCGCCTGCCCGGCGCTGCACACGCGACCGTACGCATGCTGATCACGCCCAGCGGCGTACCGGCCGAGCGTTGCCGGCTGGAGGACATGGCCGTGGCCGAAGCCGACGGCAGTTACCACGGTCCGCTCGCGCCCTCGTCAGAGTGGCAACTGCACCGCGACATCTACGCCGCCTTCCCGGCCGCGGGTGCGGTGCTGCACGCGCATTCGCCCTTCGCCACCGCACTCGCCTGCCAGCGCGTCGAGATCCCGCCCTTCCACTACATGATCGCGCGCTTCGGCGGCAGCACCATCCGCTGCGCCGCCTATGCCACCTTCGGCACCCAGGCGCTGTCGGATGCGACCGTCGCCGCACTGCAGGATCGCAGTGCCTGCCTGCTCGCCAATCACGGCATGGTGGTCTTCGGTCGCGACCTCACGCACGCGCTGGCGCTGGCGATCGAGTTCGAGACCCTGTGCGAGCAGTACTGGCGCACGCTGCAACTCGGTGCGCCCGTGCTGTTGTCGGCGGCCGAGATGGCCGAGGTGTTGGAACGCTTCCGCTGGTACGGCAAGCCGCGCAGCTGAGCGCAGCCGCCGCGTCCGGCAAGCCGCTCAGCCCGCGCCGCGCGGCGAAGCGGCCTCCAGCACGCGCAACAGGCTGGACGTATCGTCCCGCCCCCAGCCTGCCCCCATCAGCGCATTGAGCTGCTGCCACACCTGGGCGGCAACCGGCAAGGGCGCGCCAAGCCGTGCCGCCTCGTCCATCAGGAGGGCGAAATCCTTGTGATGGAGCCGTGCCTCGACCCCGGCTGCGAAATCGCGTTCCACCATCTTCGCCCCCATCACCTCGAGCACCCGCGATCCCGCCGAACCACCCGACAGCGCCGTGCGCACCGCAGCGAGATCCACCCCGTGCGCGTCGGCCAGACGCATGGCCTCGGCGCAGGCCTGGATGGCGGCCACCATGATCATCTGATTGCAGGCCTTGGCCACCTGGCCGGCACCCGGCGGGCCGATATGGACGATGCGCTTGCCCATCGCCGCGAGCAGCGGGCGTACCCGTTCAAGCACGTCCGCCTCGGCGCCCGCCATGATCGCCAGCGTTGCGTCGCGAGCCCCCTGGCCGCCACCGGACACCGGCGCATCGACAAAACCGATGCCACGCGCGGCATGGCGTTCGGCCAGGGAACGCGCCATCGCCGGCGCAATCGTGCTCATGTCGACGTGGATGGCACCGGGCGCAAAGCCTGCGGCCAGTCCATCCGGGCCGAAGGCCAGGGCGTCGACGTCCGCGCTGGCGGTCACAATGGTGATCACCACCTCGCTGCGCGCGGCCAGTTCGGCCGGCGTCGCGTACAGCGGCACCCCCTCGGCGACCAGCGCTGCTGCCGACGCCGGGCGCCGCGCCCACACCGCCAGGTCGTGCCCCGCAGCCCGCAGGTGGCGCGCCATCGGCTCGCCCATCACGCCGAGCCCGATGAATCCGACTTTCATTCGCGATGCCCTCATTCGTCCGCACTGCCGCTCATGCGCTCGAGCAGCTTCAGCATCGCGATCGAATCGTCCTCGCCCAGGCCGCTGCCGACCATGGCGTTGAACATCTGCGCCGTCGCCGCCGACGACGGCAGCGCCAGACCGAGGCGATGGGCCTCGTCCATGACGATGCGCAGGTCCTTCTGGTGCATCCAGGCCTTGAAACCGGGCTTGAAGTTTCGATCGAGCATGCGCTGGCCGTGGTTCTCCAGAATGCGCGAGTAGGCGAAGCCGCCCAGCAGCGCTTCGCGCACCTTGGCCGCATCGACGCCACTCTTGTGGGCGAAGTTGAGGGCTTCGGCCACCGCAGCCACGCCCACGCCGGTGATGATCTGGTTACAGGCCTTGGCGACCTGGCCGGCACCGGCCGCGCCAATGTGGGTGGCCGACCGCCCCATCGCCTCGAACAGGGGCCGGACGCGCTCGAACGCAGCAACATCGCCGCCCGCCATGATCGTCAGCGTCGCGTTGATCGCGCCGATCTCGCCGCCCGACACCGGGGCATCGAGCGCCGTCACGCCGCGCGCGGCCAGACGTTCGGCGAGGGACTGCGCAGCGGCCGGCGCAATCGTGCTCATGTCGATGTGGATGTGGCCGGCCGACGCGCCGTCGGCGACACCGTCCGCGCCAAGCGTCACCTGCTCCACATCGGGCGCATCGGCCACCATGCTGATCGTGACCGGCGCGCGGCGCGCAAGCTCGGCGGCGCTCGCGCAGTCACCCGCGCCGGCCTCGAGCAGCGGCTGCATCGACGCACGCCGCCGGCTCCATACATGTACCGTGTGGCCGGCCTTGATGAGGTTGAGTGCCATGGGCCGCCCCATGAGGCCGAGGCCGATGAATCCGACATCCATTGGGGTGTATCTCCTTGTCCGGGGTTCGATGCGCGACACGCGCGGCGGGCTGGCAGGGCGGTGCAAACCTGCCCATAATCGCCGCCATGAACTACGGCCCAATGATCAAGGAAATCGGACGGGGCGCCAAGGGCGCGCGTTCGCTCGACACCGCCACCGCCGCCGCGCTGTTCGGCGACATGCTCGACGGCAAGGTCCCGGACATCGAGCTCGGCGCCATCCTGATCGCCTTCCGCATCAAGAGCGAATCGCTCGACGAACTGATCGGCTTCAAGCAGGCGATGGATGCGCGCACGGTGCAGGTCGCCGTGCCCGACGGCCCGCGCTGCGTCGTCCTGCCGACCTACAACGGCGCACGCCGGCAGGCCAACCTGATGCCGCTGGTGGCGATGCTGCTGGCGCGCGAGGGCGTGCCGGTGCTGATCCAGGGCCGCCACGACTTCGAGACCCGCGTCAGTCCCTTCGAGCTGCTCGCGGCCCTCGGCCTGCAGCCGGCGACCAGCGCGGACGAGGCATCACGCCGGTTGGCGACGGACCGGCTCGCCTGCATCGGCGTCGACAAGCTGCTGCCCGGACTCGATCCGCTGCTGGCGCTGCGCACGCGCATGGGGGTGCGCGCCAGCGGCCACACCGTCGCCAAGCTGCTCGACCCCTGCCGCAGACGCAGCGTGCGCGTGGTTGCCGTGACGCATCCGGAATATCTCGAGCGCATGGATGCCTTCCTGCGCGTCGATGGTGGGCGGTCGATGCTGCTGCGCGGCACCGAGGGCGAGATCTATGCCAATCCGCGACGCTGCCCGGAAATGCAGGTGTATGTCGACGGCAAGGCGTCGATCGGCGTGGCGGGCGAGGATGGCGGCGCGCCGCCGCTGGCCGGGCTGCCGGATGCACCATCGGTGCGCGAAAACGCCGAACTCATCCACGCCATGCTGCGCGGAGAAGCTGCCATCCCCGCGCCCATCCTGGCGCAGGTGGCGACGCTGAGGAAACTGGCGACCGCCTGAGCGACATTCATTTCAACGGATCGACCCCGGAGGCAGCACATGCACACACCGGATCAGCGGCACTTTGCCCGCATCCAGTTCCACCACGGCGCACAGCTTCTCCTTGACGGCAGGCGTACGGGCTGCGAAGTCGTTGACCTGTCGCTCAAGGGCGCGCTGCTACGGCCGGAGCAGGCGCTCGCGGTGGCGACCGGGGCAGTCTGTACCCTGGAGCTCGTACTCGACGACGGCGATTCGGTGGTGCGCATGGAAGGGTCGGTCGCCCATGCCGAAGCGGACCGCCTGGGCCTGGTGTGGTCCTCGATCGACATCGACAGCATCACCCATCTGCGCCGACTGCTCGAACTGAACCTGGGCGACGCAAGCCTGCTCGAGCGGGAGTTCGTCGCGCTGCGACGCGAGTGATCGCAGCGCTGACGTCGACACCGCCCGCGGCAGTCAGGTGGCGAGGCGGCCGGCGCGGTAATCGGCCACCGCCTGGTAGATTTCCTGCTCGGTGTTCATGACGAAGGGCCCGTACTGCGCGATCGGCTCGTTCAGCGGACGGCCGGCGATCAGCAGGACGCGGGTGTCGGGTCCGGCCACGATATGCACACCGTCGCTGCCCGCGTCGTTGGCGAGGATGGCCATGCGCCTGGCCGGCACCCGCGTGTCGCCCAGCGTCAATTCGCCACGATAGACATAGACGAAGGCGTTGTGCCCCGCAGGCAGTGCCTGCGTGAAGCACGCACCGGCCGGCAGGTGCAGGTCGAGATAGAGCGGCGCGGTGGTTTCGCGCGTGACCGCCCCGACGACGCCGTGGCTTTCGCCCGCGATGACCGTGACCTCGACGCCCTCCCCGGTCGCGAAGCGCGGCAGCTCGTCACCCGCGAAATCACGGTACCAGGGGGCGCACAGCTTGTCCTTGGCCGGCAGGTTCAGCCACAACTGGAAGCCTTCCATCAGGCCTTCTTCCTGCTGCGGGATCTCGGAGTGGATCACCCCGCGCCCTGCCGTCATCCACTGCACGCCGCCGTTCTCCAGCAGGCCTTCGTGGCCAGCGCTGTCACGGTGCCGCATGCGGCCGGCGATCATGTAGGTCACCGTCTCGAAGCCGCGATGCGGATGGTCAGGGAAACCGGCGATGTAGTCATCTGCCCTGTCGCTGCCGAAGGCATCGAGCATCAGGAACGGATCGAGCCGACGCTGCAGCGGCTGGGTCAGCACACGGGTGAGCTTGACCCCCGCGCCATCCGAGGTGGCCTGGCCGGCGACGAGACGCTCGACGTTGCGCGGGCGGATGACGGTTTCGGTGGGACGGATGGACATGACGGCTCTCCTCGAGTCGGGACGGGTATCGGAAATGTGCCGGGCACCGTGGCGCCCGGCCTCATCCTGGTGGGACGGCTGCCCGGCGATCAGGCCAGCGCTGCGGCCATGTCGGCCTCGGCTTCGGCAAAGCCCTGCTGCGCCGCGTCCTCGCCCATGTTCAGGCCTTCAGCATAGACAAGGCGAAGGTCGGTCATGCCGAGGAAGCCGAGCACGGTCTGCAGGAAGGGGGTCTGCGTGTCGGCCGGCGTGCCACGGTAGCGGCCACCGCGGGCGAAGGCGAGGATGACCTTCTTGCCCTTGATCAGGCCTTCGGGGCCGTTCTCGGTGTAGCGGAAGGTGACGCCGGCGCGGGCGATGGCATCGATCCAGTTCTTCAGCTGAACCGAGATGCTGAAGTTGTACATCGGCACGCCGATGACGATGACGTCGGCGGCCTGCACCTCGGCGATCAGCGCATCGCTCTGCGCGACGCGGGCGGCCTGTTCGGGCGTACGCTGCTCGGCCGGGGTGAACAGGGCGCCGAGCGCGGCTTCGTCGACCACCGGGGCGGGATTGCGGGCCAGGTCGCGCAGTACCAGCTTCGCCTGCGGATTGGCGACCTTCAGGCGGGCGACGATGTCGTTGGCGACACGGGTGGAGTTGGCGCCTTCACTGCGGGCGCTACCGTTGATCTGCAGGATGTTCATGTTCGCTCTCCGAGGGGGCTGTTGAGGTCCGGGTCTTGTTCCAGGACGGTGATGAGAGTCTAATCGTGCCGACCATAATCATTAACCCACCTTTATGCGCAACATTGTCCCGCAGGCGGAACAATACGACCCCAACGACCTGCTGATCTTCGCCCGCGTGGCCGAAGGCGGCAGCTTCACCGCCGCCGCCGAGCGCCTTGGCCTGCCCAAATCGACGGTTTCGCGGCGCATCTCGCAGCTCGAAGAACGCCTCGGCGAACGGCTGATGCTTCGCACGACACGCCGCCTGACGCTGACCGAGTTCGGCGAGGCGTTGCTGGAGCACGCGCGCCAGGTCGCGAGCGAGATCGACGCGGTGAAGGCGCTGGCCGAGAGCCGACAGGCGCGTCCGAGCGGACGACTGCGGGTGTCGATGCCGAGCGACTTCGCCAACCTGCTGCTGACCGACACCCTCGCGGCCTTTTCGGCGCTGCATCCCGCGGTGTCGCTGGAACTGGATCTGTCGCCACGTCGGGTGGACCTGCTGGGCGAGAACTTCGACGTGGCCATCCGCATGGGCGAGCTGCCAGACGACGCCTTGCTCGCCGCACGCCGCCTGGCCGTTTTCCCCAACGGGCTGTACGCCTCACCCACCTATCTCGCCGAGCATGGTGAGCCCGACCGGCCCGAGGTGCTCAACACGCACCGGGCGCTGCGGCTGCTGGCTCGGACCGGCGAACCGGTCGGCTGGACGCTCATACGCGGTGAGGACCGCTGGCAGGGCACGCCGCCGGGCAGCATTACGGCGAACTCGCCCGAGTTGCTGATCCGGTTGGCCCGGGGCGGCGCCGGCATCACCGCGGTGCCGGACTACTTCGCCGAACCCTATGTGCGCCGGGGCGAACTGCGCCGCGTGCTGCCGGACTGGTGCCTGCCCTCGCACAGCGCCTGGGCGGTGTTTCCAGGCCGCCGGCTGATGCCGGCCAAGACGCGCGCCTTCCTCGACATGCTGCAGACCGCACTGGGAACCTCTGCCGGCACGCCGCGCTCCGAGGGAGCATGACCTACAATGGGCGCCCGCCCTGGAATGCGAAACACGATGCCCCTGCTCCAAACCCTGCTGCGCCTGCCGGCGCGCGTGCTCTACCTCGCCCTCTTCGTCACCGCCATCGGGCTGCTCGGCTTCGGTCTCTATCTGCAGCACGTCAAGGGTCTCGAACCCTGCCCGATGTGCATCATGCAACGCTATGCCTTCCTCGGCGTCGCCCTGATTGCGCTGGTGGGTGGGCTGCACGGTCCGGGGCAGACCGGCAGCCGCGTCTATGCGGGACTGATCGGCCTGGGTGCGCTGACCGGCGGCAGCATCGCCGCGCGCCAGACCTGGATGCAGCTGTACCCGCCCGAAATCCCGGAATGCGGGCCCGGGCTGGAGTTCATGCTGGAGAGTTTTCCGCTCGGCGAGGCGCTGCCGATGATCTTCCGCGGCGCAGGCGATTGTGCCGCCATCGACTGGACCTTCCTCGGCCTGTCGATCGCCAACTGGTCGCTGGTGACCTTCTCGGCGACCGTGGCCTTCGCGCTGTGGATGCTGGTCCGGCGTGAGCCGGCCCGCTGAGGCGCGCCCTGAGGCGCGAACCCTGATCTGAACCGCCGCGCCGGACTTAATCGACCACGCGCACGATCCGCCCGCCGATCTCGTACCGGCCATCACCGAGGGCGTTGCAGCGGATCACTTCGAGCTTGGTGATGAGCGGCGGCCGGTCGGGCGTGGGCGACCCCTGCGGCCCGAGCACCGCAACGTCGATGACTTCGTTGCGCCCCGGCACATAGGCCGCATGCAGCGTCATTCCGCCGACCCCGATCTCGACGCAGACCGCATCGACCCGTTCGCCGTTACGCAGCGCGATGAAGGCGGGACAGCCCAGCGGCAGCCGCCGGTCGAGGCGTCGATCCTGGTACGGCGGAATGTCCTTCATGTTCATGTGCGTACGGGGCAGATCAGAATTACGCGATTCTAGCGCCACCAGCCGCCAGCAGCGCTGCCGCGCGCAGGGCTTTGCGCGCCGGCGTGCACAACATCACGCCGTGCGGGCGCATCCGGCCCGCCTCAGCTCGAACAACTTGCCTTCTCGTCCTTGACGCCGAGCTTGTGCAGGATGTTCACCAGCGGGCACAGGCCGGTGAAGGCGCTCTGGAACAGGTTGGCGCCGACGAAGGCGGTGAACCACAGGAAATGCTGGCTGACGAACAGCGGCGAGGCCTCGACGCCGAGCGCGAGCGAGATCAGGACAAAGCCGCCGGCGAAGGCGCGGACGTATTCATTGGTGGTCATGCGGAGTTCTCCTCGGGGTTTTGCAGGCGGGCGATGCGGCCGCGCATGGCCGCGTAGTACAGGACCGGGATCACCACCAGGGTGAGCACGGTGGACACGAAGATGCCGAAGATCAGGCTGATGGCCAGACCGTTGAAGATCGGATCGTCGAGGATGAAGATGGCGCCGATCATGGCCGCCAGCGCGGTGAGACCGATCGGCTTGGCGCGTACGGCCGCGGCGCGGATCAGCGCCTCGCCGAACGCCATGCCCTCAGCCACCTGCTGATTGACGAAATCCACCAGCAGGATCGAGTTGCGCACGATGATGCCGGCCAGCGCGATCATGCCGATCATCGACGTGGCGGTGAATTGGGCACCGAACAGCGCATGGCCGGGCATGACGCCGATGATGGTGAGCGGGATCGGCGCCATGATGATCAACGGCACCAGATAGCTGCGGAACTGCGCCACCACCAGCAGGTAGATCAGCACCAGGCCGACCGCGTAGGCGGCCCCCATGTCGCGGAAGGTCTCGTAGGTGATCTGCCACTCGCCGTCCCACTTGAGCTGGTAGCCGGCGTAGGGATCGTCGGGCTGGCGGATGAACCATTCGCCGAGCGTGCCGTGCAGCCCCGGCGCGCCCTCCAGCGCCATGCCATTGACGCGCGAACGGATGTCGAACATGCCGTACAGCGGCGAATCGAGCTTGCCGCCCATGTCGCCGGTGACATAGACCACCGGCAGCAAGTCCTTGCGGTACAGGATCTGCTCGCGCCGCGTTTCGGCGACCTGCACCAGTTCGGAGATCGCGATCAGCTTGCCATCGCGGGCACGCACCTGCATCGCCAGCAGGTTGCCGACCTCGGACTGGCGTACCGCCGGCAGCTGGATACGCACCGGGATCTCGTACTTGTTGTCGCCGCCATGCACCGGGGTGACGTTCTCGCCCGACAGGCCGAGGCGCACCACTTCGACGATGTCGGCCTGCGCCACGCCCATGCGCGCGGCCTTGGGCTGATCGACGCGCAGCACCAGCTTGGGCGCGTCCTCGTCCACCGTGTCGTCCACGCCGACGATGTCGGCAGTCGACTCGAACGCCGCGCGCACGCGCCGGGCCACCTCGAGCTGGCCGTCGTAGTCCGGGCCGTAGATCTCGGCGACGATCGGCGACATCACCGGCGGACCGGGCGGCACTTCCACCACCTTGGCGTTGCCGCCGTTGCGGCGCGCGATCTCGGTGACGGCCTCGCGCACCGACACTGCGATCTCGTGGCTCTGCCGGCTGCGCGCGGTCTTGTCGACCAGATTGACCTGGATGTCGCCCTGCTCCGGCGCGCTGCGCAGGTAGTACTGGCGCACCAGGCCGTTGAAGTTGATCGGCGCAGCGGTGCCGGCGTAGGACTGCCAGTCGGTGACCTCGGGCACGGTCGCCAGGTGCGCGCCGATCTCGTTGAGCACGCGCGCGGTGTCCTCGACCGGCGTGCCCACCGGCATGTCGAGCACGACCTGGAATTCGCTCTTGTTGTCGAAGGGCAGCATCTTCATGACCACGAGCTGCACCACCGGCAGCGCCACCGAGGCGCCGATCAGCGCCAGCACCCCGAGCCACAGCATCAGCCGGTTGCGGGCGCCGCGCTGCGCGTCGAGCATCGGCGTCATGATGCGGCGGAAGACGCCGTCGAGGCGCCGGGTCATCTTGTCCTCGCCCTCGTGGTGATGGGCATCGACGCCCTTCAGCATCTTCTGCGCCAGCCAGGGCGTCACGACGAAAGCCACGACCAGCGAGATGAACATCCCCATCGAGGCGTTGATCGGGATCGGGCTCATGTAGGGCCCCATCAGACCGGTGACGAAGGCCATCGGCAGCAGCGCCGCGATCACGGTGAAGGTGGCGAGGATGGTCGGTCCGCCGACCTCGTCGACCGCCTTCGGGATCAGCTGCCACAGCGGCGTGTCGGGCTCGAGCGTGTGCCAGCGGTGGATGTTCTCGACCACCACGATGGCGTCGTCCACCAGGATGCCGATCGAGAAGATCAGCGCGAACAGCGACACCCGGTTGAGCGTGAAGCCCCAGGCCCAGGACGCGAACAGCGTGGCGGCCAGCGTCAGCGACACCGCGATGCCGACGATGATCGCCTCGCGCCGGCCGAGCGCGAAGAACACCAGCGCCACGACCGCGGCGGTGGCGAAGGCGAGCTTGCCGATGAGCTGGTTGGCCTTGTCGTTGGCGGTCTTGCCATAGTCGCGGGTGACGGTGACCTCCACGCCTTCCGGGATGAGGCTGCCGCGCAGCTTGTCGAGGCGCTGCATCGCCGCCCGGGCGACGTCGGCGGCGTTGGCACCGGGCTTCTTCGACAGCGCGAGCGTGACCGCCGGGAACAGGCCCTGCTGCGCGATGCCACTCTGCTCCGCCGCGGCGCCGGTGCCGAACCAGACGTACTGCGAGGGCTGGTCCGGCCCGTCGCTTACCTCGGCCACGTCCCGCAGGAACACCGGCTTGCGGTCCTCCACGCCCACCACGAGCTTGCGCACGTCCTCTGCCGACTCGAGGTAGGTGCCGGTCTGCACCAGCACCTCACGGTTGCCGGACACCAGGCTGCCCGCCGGTTGCGAGGCGTTGGCCAGTTGCAGCGCGCCGCGCAGGTCCTGCGCGGTGATGCCGTGCGCGTTCATGCGCTCGGTGTCCATGTTCACCCGGATCACATGGCCGGGGCCGCCAATGGTGGCGACGTCGCGCGTGCCGGGGATGCGCTTGAGCTCGGTCTCGGTGGCGCGCGCGACCTGCTGCAGCTCGAAGCCGGCGCGCTCGATGTCGGCCGTCCAGAACGTGAAACTGACGATGGGCACGTCGTCGATGCCCTTGGGCTTGATCAGCGGCGTTCCCACCCCCAGTTGCGGCGACAGCCAGTCGGCGTGCGAATGCACGGTATCGTAGAGGCGGACCAGCGCCGTCTGGTTGGGCACGCCCACCTCGAACTGCACCGTGATCACCGCCATGCCGGGGCGCGACACGGTATAGACATGCTCCACGCCAGCGATGCGCGACAGCACCTGCTCGGCCGGTCGCGCGACGAGCGCCTCGACGTCGCGCGCCGAGGCCCCCGGGAAGGGCACCAGCACGTTGGCCATGGTGACGTCGATCTGCGGCTCTTCTTCCTTGGGCGTGATCAGCGTGGCGAAGATGCCGGCCAGCAACAGCACCAGAGCCAGCAAGGGCGTGATCGCATTGCGCTGGAACGCGGCCGCGATGCGGCCGGAAATGCCGAGGCGGTTTTCCATGATCGCCTCCCGGCTCAGCGCTCGGCCGCGGCCGCGCGGGCCTGGATGCCGGCCTGCACCGGATCGAGTGCCAGCGTCTCGTCGCCCTTGAGGCCGGACAGCACCTCCACCGTCTCGCCACCCTGCAGGACACGGCCAAGGCGAATCTGGCGCAGCGCGAAACCGTCTTGGCCGGCAGCGACATACACCGCGGTGAGTTCGCCGCGACGCAGCACCGTCTTGGCCGGAATCACGAGCGGCTGCGATGCGAGCGGCAGGACTGCAGCGGACTGGAAGTGAACGCGGGCGAAGCTGCCCGGCAACACGTTGCCGGTACTGCCCGGCAGATCGACGCGGACCCTGACGGTATGGGTGCGCGCATCGGCCGCCGGCAGCACGGTGATGGCGGCCGCCTCGATCAGGCGGCCATCCGACAGCTCCACGCTCGCCTT
This genomic window from Thauera humireducens contains:
- a CDS encoding class II aldolase/adducin family protein — protein: MSADKEDDREDAGLRSALLDTLRAMGNARLNVGTAGNASVRLPGAAHATVRMLITPSGVPAERCRLEDMAVAEADGSYHGPLAPSSEWQLHRDIYAAFPAAGAVLHAHSPFATALACQRVEIPPFHYMIARFGGSTIRCAAYATFGTQALSDATVAALQDRSACLLANHGMVVFGRDLTHALALAIEFETLCEQYWRTLQLGAPVLLSAAEMAEVLERFRWYGKPRS
- a CDS encoding NAD(P)-dependent oxidoreductase, yielding MKVGFIGLGVMGEPMARHLRAAGHDLAVWARRPASAAALVAEGVPLYATPAELAARSEVVITIVTASADVDALAFGPDGLAAGFAPGAIHVDMSTIAPAMARSLAERHAARGIGFVDAPVSGGGQGARDATLAIMAGAEADVLERVRPLLAAMGKRIVHIGPPGAGQVAKACNQMIMVAAIQACAEAMRLADAHGVDLAAVRTALSGGSAGSRVLEVMGAKMVERDFAAGVEARLHHKDFALLMDEAARLGAPLPVAAQVWQQLNALMGAGWGRDDTSSLLRVLEAASPRGAG
- a CDS encoding NAD(P)-dependent oxidoreductase, which produces MDVGFIGLGLMGRPMALNLIKAGHTVHVWSRRRASMQPLLEAGAGDCASAAELARRAPVTISMVADAPDVEQVTLGADGVADGASAGHIHIDMSTIAPAAAQSLAERLAARGVTALDAPVSGGEIGAINATLTIMAGGDVAAFERVRPLFEAMGRSATHIGAAGAGQVAKACNQIITGVGVAAVAEALNFAHKSGVDAAKVREALLGGFAYSRILENHGQRMLDRNFKPGFKAWMHQKDLRIVMDEAHRLGLALPSSAATAQMFNAMVGSGLGEDDSIAMLKLLERMSGSADE
- the ybiB gene encoding DNA-binding protein YbiB, whose amino-acid sequence is MNYGPMIKEIGRGAKGARSLDTATAAALFGDMLDGKVPDIELGAILIAFRIKSESLDELIGFKQAMDARTVQVAVPDGPRCVVLPTYNGARRQANLMPLVAMLLAREGVPVLIQGRHDFETRVSPFELLAALGLQPATSADEASRRLATDRLACIGVDKLLPGLDPLLALRTRMGVRASGHTVAKLLDPCRRRSVRVVAVTHPEYLERMDAFLRVDGGRSMLLRGTEGEIYANPRRCPEMQVYVDGKASIGVAGEDGGAPPLAGLPDAPSVRENAELIHAMLRGEAAIPAPILAQVATLRKLATA
- a CDS encoding PilZ domain-containing protein; its protein translation is MHTPDQRHFARIQFHHGAQLLLDGRRTGCEVVDLSLKGALLRPEQALAVATGAVCTLELVLDDGDSVVRMEGSVAHAEADRLGLVWSSIDIDSITHLRRLLELNLGDASLLEREFVALRRE
- a CDS encoding pirin family protein, giving the protein MSIRPTETVIRPRNVERLVAGQATSDGAGVKLTRVLTQPLQRRLDPFLMLDAFGSDRADDYIAGFPDHPHRGFETVTYMIAGRMRHRDSAGHEGLLENGGVQWMTAGRGVIHSEIPQQEEGLMEGFQLWLNLPAKDKLCAPWYRDFAGDELPRFATGEGVEVTVIAGESHGVVGAVTRETTAPLYLDLHLPAGACFTQALPAGHNAFVYVYRGELTLGDTRVPARRMAILANDAGSDGVHIVAGPDTRVLLIAGRPLNEPIAQYGPFVMNTEQEIYQAVADYRAGRLAT
- a CDS encoding FMN-dependent NADH-azoreductase, with amino-acid sequence MNILQINGSARSEGANSTRVANDIVARLKVANPQAKLVLRDLARNPAPVVDEAALGALFTPAEQRTPEQAARVAQSDALIAEVQAADVIVIGVPMYNFSISVQLKNWIDAIARAGVTFRYTENGPEGLIKGKKVILAFARGGRYRGTPADTQTPFLQTVLGFLGMTDLRLVYAEGLNMGEDAAQQGFAEAEADMAAALA
- a CDS encoding LysR substrate-binding domain-containing protein, giving the protein MRNIVPQAEQYDPNDLLIFARVAEGGSFTAAAERLGLPKSTVSRRISQLEERLGERLMLRTTRRLTLTEFGEALLEHARQVASEIDAVKALAESRQARPSGRLRVSMPSDFANLLLTDTLAAFSALHPAVSLELDLSPRRVDLLGENFDVAIRMGELPDDALLAARRLAVFPNGLYASPTYLAEHGEPDRPEVLNTHRALRLLARTGEPVGWTLIRGEDRWQGTPPGSITANSPELLIRLARGGAGITAVPDYFAEPYVRRGELRRVLPDWCLPSHSAWAVFPGRRLMPAKTRAFLDMLQTALGTSAGTPRSEGA
- a CDS encoding disulfide bond formation protein B; translation: MPLLQTLLRLPARVLYLALFVTAIGLLGFGLYLQHVKGLEPCPMCIMQRYAFLGVALIALVGGLHGPGQTGSRVYAGLIGLGALTGGSIAARQTWMQLYPPEIPECGPGLEFMLESFPLGEALPMIFRGAGDCAAIDWTFLGLSIANWSLVTFSATVAFALWMLVRREPAR
- a CDS encoding YgaP family membrane protein, coding for MTTNEYVRAFAGGFVLISLALGVEASPLFVSQHFLWFTAFVGANLFQSAFTGLCPLVNILHKLGVKDEKASCSS
- a CDS encoding efflux RND transporter permease subunit; its protein translation is MENRLGISGRIAAAFQRNAITPLLALVLLLAGIFATLITPKEEEPQIDVTMANVLVPFPGASARDVEALVARPAEQVLSRIAGVEHVYTVSRPGMAVITVQFEVGVPNQTALVRLYDTVHSHADWLSPQLGVGTPLIKPKGIDDVPIVSFTFWTADIERAGFELQQVARATETELKRIPGTRDVATIGGPGHVIRVNMDTERMNAHGITAQDLRGALQLANASQPAGSLVSGNREVLVQTGTYLESAEDVRKLVVGVEDRKPVFLRDVAEVSDGPDQPSQYVWFGTGAAAEQSGIAQQGLFPAVTLALSKKPGANAADVARAAMQRLDKLRGSLIPEGVEVTVTRDYGKTANDKANQLIGKLAFATAAVVALVFFALGRREAIIVGIAVSLTLAATLFASWAWGFTLNRVSLFALIFSIGILVDDAIVVVENIHRWHTLEPDTPLWQLIPKAVDEVGGPTILATFTVIAALLPMAFVTGLMGPYMSPIPINASMGMFISLVVAFVVTPWLAQKMLKGVDAHHHEGEDKMTRRLDGVFRRIMTPMLDAQRGARNRLMLWLGVLALIGASVALPVVQLVVMKMLPFDNKSEFQVVLDMPVGTPVEDTARVLNEIGAHLATVPEVTDWQSYAGTAAPINFNGLVRQYYLRSAPEQGDIQVNLVDKTARSRQSHEIAVSVREAVTEIARRNGGNAKVVEVPPGPPVMSPIVAEIYGPDYDGQLEVARRVRAAFESTADIVGVDDTVDEDAPKLVLRVDQPKAARMGVAQADIVEVVRLGLSGENVTPVHGGDNKYEIPVRIQLPAVRQSEVGNLLAMQVRARDGKLIAISELVQVAETRREQILYRKDLLPVVYVTGDMGGKLDSPLYGMFDIRSRVNGMALEGAPGLHGTLGEWFIRQPDDPYAGYQLKWDGEWQITYETFRDMGAAYAVGLVLIYLLVVAQFRSYLVPLIIMAPIPLTIIGVMPGHALFGAQFTATSMIGMIALAGIIVRNSILLVDFVNQQVAEGMAFGEALIRAAAVRAKPIGLTALAAMIGAIFILDDPIFNGLAISLIFGIFVSTVLTLVVIPVLYYAAMRGRIARLQNPEENSA